The segment GGCGCTGGCGACTTGCTGGTCTCAGTCAATGTTTCCGGCCGTCAGTTCTCGCAGGTCGATCTGGTGGATCGTGTCGATCAGATTCTGCGCGAGACGGGCCTGCCCCCTGACAGGCTCAAGCTTGAGATCACCGAAACAGCCATCATGCAGAATGCGGAGATGGCCATCGACAAGCTGGCCGCCCTGCGCGAGATGGGCGTGCGCATCAGCGTTGATGACTTCGGAACGGGCTACTCGTCCATGAGCTATCTGCAGCGTCTGCCTCTGGATAGCCTGAAGATCGATCTGTCCTTTGTGCGGGCCATGGACGATTCCCAAAGCAATGTGGAGATCGTGCGGGCCATTATCAACCTCGCCCATACTCTGGGGTTGGAAGTCATTGCCGAGGGCGTGGAACGGGCCTCGCACCGGGATACCCTGCATGATCTGTCTTGCGAGTTGCTCCAGGGGTATTACTATTCACGCCCCTTGAGCGGTGAGAATGCCGCGGCGTTTATCAAGGATTTCGACCGGAAGGGTTGAGGTCGTTCAGCGGGCGTATTCGTCCACCAAATCCGAGAACCTGGTGCTTTGCTTGACCCTGTCCAATGCTTGCTGAAAGCGCTGGACGAGGTCGTCTGGCGTGTCTTTATGGAAGGCAAAGTAGATGGGCACTTCCTCGAGGACGAAAGCGGTTTCGTAGTCATTGGGGTTCTTGCCGTGGCGCAGCAGGAGTAGACGGGTGCTGCTTTCTTCATAGGAAATGAGGTCCAGTCGTCCCATGTCGAGTTTTTTGAGATTCTGGTCCACCGTGGCCACGGGCTCGACGGTGCAGATATCCCTCCATGGGTCCAGCAGTTGATCTCCCACGTCCTCCCGCAAGGTGCCGATGCGCAACCCCGTGAGATCCGTCCCCTTGGCGATTTTGAGATGTCGGGATTTGGGTGCTGTGAGGACGAAGCGCACGTTGGCGATGGGGCCAGCCCATTTGAACATCTGTTCCCGCTCGGGGGTGCGGGCCATGCTGAAAAGCACCGTGCCGGGCTGGGTCTGGGCCATGCGATAGGCTCGTGCCCAGGGGTAGGCCGTGATGATGGTCAAGGGCTCCTGCATCTCCTCCCAGGTCATGCGCAGGAGGTCGACGGAGATGCCACTGACGAGGCCGTTTTCAGTGAAATTGTAGGGATAGTATTCTTCGGTGATCCAATTCAG is part of the Desulfovibrio ferrophilus genome and harbors:
- a CDS encoding substrate-binding periplasmic protein, which translates into the protein MMPFLHCNANPRNAMYLNWASLVLLVMLTLLPGTATAQQHSFNSLNWITEEYYPYNFTENGLVSGISVDLLRMTWEEMQEPLTIITAYPWARAYRMAQTQPGTVLFSMARTPEREQMFKWAGPIANVRFVLTAPKSRHLKIAKGTDLTGLRIGTLREDVGDQLLDPWRDICTVEPVATVDQNLKKLDMGRLDLISYEESSTRLLLLRHGKNPNDYETAFVLEEVPIYFAFHKDTPDDLVQRFQQALDRVKQSTRFSDLVDEYAR